From Roseisolibacter agri, a single genomic window includes:
- the mqnE gene encoding aminofutalosine synthase MqnE — translation MPSPVAFDVDRLRDPALRPIAEKVRAGERLTREDGVALFRSHDLFGVGAMADAVNRARHGDVVTFASNQHINPTNVCVLRKTCAFCGYARLPKEDGAYRYTLDQVLAEAAHAADGLTREFHIVGGLDMQAGLAYYDAMFRALKANFPHVHIKALTAVEIAHIARIEKMSWSEVLVALREAGLDTLPGGGAETFSAAVREQIAGKKLGGADYIGVHRAAHQLGIRSNCTMLYGHVESFEERLEHLQMLRDLQDETGGFLAYIPLAYHPDDNELGKRLGRQGTSTTGFDDLKNLAVGRLFLDNFAHVKSHWIMVGQAVSQVALHFGVNDLEGTVVREKIYHAVGARTSQSMSLDDLLRLIRGAGKLPAERDSFYRTLRTFDGPTPAVAAA, via the coding sequence ATGCCGTCGCCCGTAGCCTTCGATGTCGACCGTCTGCGCGACCCGGCCCTCCGGCCGATCGCCGAGAAGGTGCGCGCGGGCGAGCGGCTGACGCGCGAGGACGGGGTGGCGCTCTTTCGCTCCCACGACCTGTTCGGCGTGGGCGCGATGGCCGACGCGGTGAACCGCGCGCGTCACGGCGACGTGGTGACGTTCGCGTCGAACCAGCACATCAATCCGACCAACGTCTGCGTCCTGCGCAAGACGTGCGCGTTCTGCGGCTACGCGCGGCTTCCGAAGGAGGACGGCGCGTACCGCTACACGCTGGACCAGGTGCTGGCCGAGGCGGCGCACGCGGCCGACGGGCTGACGCGCGAGTTCCACATCGTGGGCGGCCTCGACATGCAGGCGGGCCTCGCGTACTACGACGCGATGTTCCGCGCGCTCAAGGCCAACTTCCCGCACGTCCACATCAAGGCGCTCACGGCCGTCGAGATCGCGCACATCGCGCGCATCGAGAAGATGTCGTGGTCCGAGGTGCTGGTCGCGCTGCGAGAGGCGGGGCTCGACACGCTGCCTGGCGGCGGCGCCGAGACGTTCAGCGCCGCAGTGCGCGAGCAGATCGCCGGGAAGAAGCTCGGCGGCGCCGACTACATCGGCGTGCACCGCGCGGCACACCAGCTGGGTATCCGCTCCAACTGCACGATGCTCTACGGCCACGTCGAGTCGTTCGAGGAGCGGCTGGAGCACCTGCAGATGCTGCGCGACCTGCAGGACGAGACGGGCGGCTTCCTCGCGTACATCCCGCTCGCCTACCACCCCGACGACAACGAGCTCGGGAAGCGCCTCGGCCGGCAGGGGACGTCCACGACGGGCTTCGACGACCTGAAGAACCTCGCCGTCGGCCGGCTGTTCCTGGACAACTTCGCGCACGTGAAGTCGCACTGGATCATGGTCGGGCAGGCCGTCTCGCAGGTCGCGCTGCACTTCGGCGTCAACGACCTCGAAGGCACCGTCGTGCGCGAGAAGATCTACCACGCCGTCGGCGCACGCACCTCGCAGTCGATGTCGCTCGACGACCTGCTCCGGCTGATCCGCGGGGCGGGGAAGCTGCCCGCCGAGCGCGACTCCTTCTACCGGACGCTGCGCACCTTCGACGGGCCGACGCCGGCCGTGGCCGCGGCCTGA